From the genome of Streptomyces sp. NBC_01341, one region includes:
- a CDS encoding S1C family serine protease translates to MDASPCRSRVRRSLMPSAAAVCAVVLAGGCAGPGSAPAAAPAQQGVVSRAAGDLEDQYQAVIKDVLPSVVQIAAGDGLGSGIVYDDKGHIVTNAHVVGSEKTFAVSVATGEKELKATLVSSYPEQDLAVVKLDDVPAGLRAARFGDTDTVEVGQIVLAMGSPLGLSSSVTQGIVSAVGRTVSESTSGGGTGATLADMVQTSAAINPGNSGGALVNLDSEVIGIPTLAATDPQLGDSAAPGIGFAIPVSMVRTVADQIIKSGKVTDSGRAALNITGRTVVDDEYRPAGVAIVSVQKGGGAADAGLRVGDVITRIGDDRVTTITSLSEALAGDKPGEKVTVAYTRGDAKKTVQVTLGEI, encoded by the coding sequence ATGGACGCATCGCCGTGCCGAAGCCGTGTACGCCGTTCCCTCATGCCGTCGGCCGCCGCAGTGTGCGCGGTCGTCCTGGCGGGGGGCTGTGCGGGGCCCGGCTCCGCCCCGGCGGCGGCTCCGGCACAGCAGGGAGTGGTGTCGCGGGCGGCCGGCGACCTCGAGGACCAGTACCAGGCGGTCATCAAGGACGTGCTGCCCTCCGTGGTGCAGATCGCCGCCGGTGACGGGCTCGGCTCGGGCATCGTCTACGACGACAAGGGCCACATCGTCACGAACGCGCACGTCGTGGGCAGCGAGAAGACCTTCGCCGTCAGTGTCGCGACCGGTGAGAAGGAGCTGAAGGCCACCCTGGTCTCCTCCTACCCGGAGCAGGACCTGGCGGTCGTCAAGCTCGACGACGTGCCCGCGGGACTGCGCGCCGCGCGCTTCGGCGACACCGACACGGTCGAGGTGGGGCAGATCGTCCTGGCGATGGGTTCCCCGCTCGGCCTGTCCAGCAGCGTCACCCAGGGCATCGTCTCGGCCGTGGGCCGGACCGTCAGTGAGAGCACCTCCGGCGGCGGCACGGGGGCGACCCTGGCCGACATGGTGCAGACGTCGGCGGCCATCAACCCCGGCAACAGTGGCGGCGCGCTGGTGAACCTGGACAGCGAGGTGATCGGCATCCCGACCCTCGCGGCGACGGATCCCCAGCTGGGCGACAGCGCGGCACCGGGGATCGGTTTCGCGATCCCCGTCTCCATGGTCCGCACGGTCGCCGACCAGATCATCAAGTCCGGCAAGGTCACCGACTCGGGCCGGGCGGCGCTGAACATCACGGGACGCACCGTCGTCGACGACGAGTACCGGCCGGCGGGCGTCGCGATCGTCAGCGTCCAGAAGGGCGGCGGGGCCGCCGACGCGGGTCTGCGCGTCGGGGACGTCATCACCCGGATCGGCGACGACCGGGTCACCACCATCACCTCGCTCTCGGAGGCGCTGGCGGGTGACAAGCCGGGCGAGAAGGTCACCGTGGCGTACACCCGGGGGGACGCGAAGAAGACGGTCCAGGTCACCCTGGGCGAGATCTAG
- a CDS encoding PspA/IM30 family protein produces the protein MKRMGMIFRAKANKALDRAEDPRETLDYSYQKQLELLQKVRRGVADVATSRKRLELQLNQLQGQSSKLEDQGRKALALGREDLAREALSRRAALQQQVSDLETQHQTLQGEEEKLTLAAQRLQAKVDAFRTKKETIKATYTAAQAQTRIGEAFSGISEEMGDVGLAIQRAEDKTQQLQARAGAIDELLASGALDDSSGTAKDDIAAELDRISGGTDVELELQRMKAELAGGSAGEQQAIEGGTQDAEPQSQQSPHKFDKQ, from the coding sequence ATGAAGCGTATGGGAATGATCTTCCGCGCGAAGGCAAACAAGGCCCTTGACCGGGCCGAGGATCCGCGCGAGACCCTCGATTACTCGTACCAGAAGCAGCTCGAACTGCTGCAGAAGGTACGCCGCGGCGTCGCCGATGTGGCGACCTCGCGCAAGCGGCTGGAGCTGCAGCTGAACCAGCTGCAGGGTCAGTCGTCCAAGCTGGAGGACCAGGGCCGCAAGGCGCTCGCGCTCGGTCGCGAGGACCTGGCCCGCGAGGCGCTGTCCCGGCGCGCCGCCCTCCAGCAGCAGGTCTCCGACCTCGAGACGCAGCACCAGACACTGCAGGGCGAGGAGGAGAAACTCACTCTCGCGGCCCAGCGCCTGCAGGCCAAGGTCGACGCCTTCCGCACGAAGAAGGAGACCATCAAGGCCACCTACACCGCCGCCCAGGCCCAGACCCGGATCGGCGAGGCCTTCTCGGGCATCTCCGAGGAGATGGGCGACGTCGGCCTCGCGATCCAGCGGGCCGAGGACAAGACCCAGCAGCTGCAGGCGCGTGCGGGGGCCATCGACGAGCTGCTGGCATCGGGCGCACTCGACGACTCGTCCGGCACGGCGAAGGACGACATCGCCGCCGAGCTGGACCGGATCTCCGGTGGTACGGATGTGGAGCTGGAGCTGCAGCGCATGAAGGCCGAGCTGGCCGGCGGCTCCGCCGGAGAGCAGCAGGCCATCGAGGGCGGCACGCAGGACGCGGAACCGCAGTCGCAGCAGTCCCCGCACAAGTTCGACAAGCAGTGA
- a CDS encoding histidine kinase has product MTPLGTGFVRPRRWLRGHPLAFDRGLAAAVLACMICVSFAEPNPGHEPIFGARTPEPSSVLLMVLAAGALVLRRRRPMAVLAVTGLLSAVEFVLMDPPAPVVMSTVIALFTVASRTDRPTTWRVGLLTMGVLTVTAMVVGSTPWYSQENVGVLAWTGLAGAAGDAVRSRRAFIDAIRERAERAERTREEEARRRVAEERLRIARDLHDVVAHHIALVNVQAGVAAHVMDKRPDQAKEALAHVREASRSALNELRATVGLLRQSGDPEAPTEPAPGLAVLDALVDTFRNAGLPVEVACADRDSPLPAAVDLAAYRIIQEALTNVRKHAGGEAKAEVSVVRVGETAEITVLDNGRGAAPGPATSSDGGGHGLIGMRERVTALGGTLTAGPRYGGGFRVHAILPVMSRTRAPEGPVTAETTGGSA; this is encoded by the coding sequence GTGACCCCCCTCGGAACCGGCTTCGTGCGGCCCCGCCGCTGGCTTCGCGGCCATCCCCTCGCCTTCGACCGAGGGCTGGCCGCGGCCGTGCTCGCCTGCATGATCTGCGTGTCGTTCGCCGAGCCGAACCCGGGCCACGAGCCCATCTTCGGCGCCCGCACCCCGGAACCGTCCAGTGTGCTGCTGATGGTGCTCGCCGCCGGTGCGCTCGTGCTGCGCCGGCGCAGGCCCATGGCCGTGCTCGCCGTGACGGGACTGCTGTCCGCCGTCGAGTTCGTCCTGATGGACCCGCCCGCCCCCGTCGTGATGAGCACGGTCATCGCCCTGTTCACCGTCGCGTCCCGCACCGACCGGCCCACCACCTGGCGGGTCGGTCTGCTGACCATGGGGGTGCTGACCGTGACCGCCATGGTCGTCGGCAGCACCCCCTGGTACAGCCAGGAGAACGTCGGCGTCCTCGCCTGGACCGGCCTGGCAGGCGCCGCCGGGGACGCGGTGCGCAGCCGGCGGGCGTTCATCGACGCGATCAGGGAGCGGGCCGAGCGCGCGGAACGCACCCGCGAGGAGGAGGCCCGCCGCAGGGTCGCCGAGGAGCGCCTGCGGATCGCCCGGGACCTGCACGACGTCGTCGCCCACCACATCGCCCTGGTCAACGTGCAGGCCGGGGTGGCCGCCCACGTCATGGACAAGCGCCCCGACCAGGCGAAGGAGGCACTCGCCCACGTACGGGAGGCCAGCCGCTCCGCGCTCAACGAGCTCCGGGCCACCGTCGGGCTCCTGCGCCAGTCCGGCGATCCGGAGGCGCCGACCGAACCCGCTCCCGGGCTCGCGGTCCTCGACGCCCTGGTCGACACCTTCCGCAACGCGGGGCTGCCCGTCGAGGTGGCCTGCGCCGACCGGGACAGCCCGCTGCCGGCCGCCGTCGACCTCGCCGCGTACCGGATCATCCAGGAGGCCCTGACCAACGTGCGCAAGCACGCGGGGGGAGAAGCGAAGGCCGAGGTCAGCGTCGTCCGCGTCGGGGAGACCGCGGAGATCACCGTGCTCGACAACGGGAGAGGCGCGGCGCCGGGCCCGGCAACCTCCTCCGACGGCGGTGGCCACGGCCTGATCGGCATGCGCGAGCGGGTCACCGCCCTCGGCGGCACACTGACGGCCGGCCCCCGTTACGGGGGCGGTTTCCGGGTCCATGCGATCCTGCCCGTCATGTCCCGCACACGTGCGCCGGAGGGGCCGGTCACCGCGGAGACGACGGGGGGATCCGCATGA
- a CDS encoding response regulator transcription factor — protein MTTPIKVLLADDQALLRSAFRVLVDSEPDMRVVGEAADGAEAVSLARSTLADVVLMDIRMPGTDGLAATRMISADPDLAGVRIVMLTTFEVDDYVVQSLRAGASGFLGKGAEPDELLNAIRLAAAGEALLSPAATKGLIATFLAQGGTVGEGPDAAEYSARLAALTQREREVLVLVAGGHSNDQIAERLAVSPLTVKTHVNRAMAKLGARDRAQLVVIAYESGLVRPRVE, from the coding sequence ATGACGACGCCTATCAAGGTGCTGCTGGCCGACGACCAGGCGCTGCTCCGCAGCGCGTTCCGGGTGCTGGTGGACTCCGAGCCGGACATGCGGGTCGTGGGTGAGGCCGCGGACGGTGCCGAGGCCGTCTCCCTGGCCCGCTCGACCCTCGCCGACGTCGTGCTGATGGACATCCGGATGCCGGGCACCGACGGACTCGCCGCCACCCGGATGATCAGCGCCGACCCCGACCTGGCAGGCGTACGGATCGTCATGCTCACCACCTTCGAGGTGGACGACTACGTGGTGCAGTCCCTGCGGGCCGGCGCCTCCGGGTTCCTCGGCAAGGGTGCGGAGCCGGACGAGCTGCTGAACGCCATCCGCCTCGCCGCGGCCGGCGAGGCACTGCTCTCCCCGGCCGCGACGAAGGGCCTCATCGCCACCTTCCTGGCCCAGGGCGGCACCGTGGGCGAGGGACCCGACGCGGCGGAGTACTCCGCGCGCCTCGCGGCCCTCACCCAACGCGAGCGTGAGGTCCTCGTGCTGGTCGCCGGCGGCCACTCCAACGACCAGATCGCCGAGCGCCTCGCCGTCAGCCCGCTCACCGTGAAGACGCACGTCAACCGGGCGATGGCCAAGCTGGGTGCGCGCGACCGCGCCCAGTTGGTCGTCATCGCGTACGAATCGGGTCTGGTGCGCCCCAGGGTGGAGTGA
- the pspAA gene encoding PspA-associated protein PspAA — protein MIVRIMGEGQVSLADSHIAELNELDDILLGEMESGDGPGFRTTLHALLDKVRELGSPLPDDSLEPSELILPAPDATLEEVRSMLRDDGLIPG, from the coding sequence ATGATCGTACGGATCATGGGGGAGGGCCAGGTCAGCCTGGCCGACAGTCACATCGCCGAGCTGAACGAGCTCGACGACATACTCCTCGGGGAGATGGAGAGCGGTGACGGACCGGGCTTCCGGACCACGCTCCACGCGCTCCTGGACAAGGTGCGCGAGCTCGGCTCGCCGCTCCCCGACGACTCCCTGGAGCCGTCCGAACTGATCCTTCCGGCACCCGACGCCACCCTCGAAGAGGTGCGCTCCATGCTCCGCGACGACGGGCTCATCCCCGGCTGA
- a CDS encoding class I SAM-dependent methyltransferase: MRNTVRQELVARQLDEQIAGRFPVGQRLRVLDVGMGQGTQALRLARAGHSVTGLESDAEMLRSARESLAGEPEGIRERVRLIEGDGRDTGVHFLPGSFDVVLCHGVLMYVSEPDPMLAGLARMLAPGGLLSLLVRNADALAMRPGTAGDFGAALAAFDTDTYTNRLGLEVRADRLGILRNTLAGIAAPLHAWYGVRVFTDNVDNAAELPGPEELARVFAAEDRAGRTDPYRGVAALLHLCGVRG; the protein is encoded by the coding sequence CTGCGCAACACGGTCCGCCAGGAGCTCGTCGCCCGGCAGCTCGACGAGCAGATAGCCGGGCGCTTCCCCGTGGGGCAGCGGCTGCGGGTGCTCGACGTCGGCATGGGCCAGGGCACCCAGGCCCTGCGCCTCGCGCGGGCCGGCCATTCCGTGACGGGCCTCGAGTCCGACGCCGAGATGCTGAGGTCCGCGCGGGAGTCCCTCGCGGGCGAGCCCGAAGGCATCCGGGAGCGGGTGCGCCTCATCGAGGGGGACGGCCGCGACACCGGGGTGCACTTCCTGCCCGGCAGTTTCGACGTGGTCCTCTGCCACGGCGTGCTGATGTATGTCTCCGAGCCCGATCCGATGCTGGCCGGCCTGGCCCGGATGCTGGCACCCGGCGGCCTCCTCTCGCTGCTCGTGCGCAACGCGGACGCTCTGGCGATGCGGCCCGGGACCGCGGGCGACTTCGGCGCGGCTCTCGCGGCGTTCGACACGGACACCTACACGAACAGGCTCGGCCTCGAGGTCCGGGCCGACCGGCTCGGGATCCTGCGGAACACGCTCGCCGGCATCGCCGCGCCGCTGCACGCCTGGTACGGCGTGCGCGTCTTCACGGACAACGTGGACAACGCGGCGGAGCTGCCCGGCCCCGAGGAGCTGGCGCGGGTGTTCGCCGCCGAGGACCGCGCGGGGCGCACCGACCCGTACCGCGGGGTCGCCGCCCTGCTGCACCTGTGCGGGGTACGCGGCTGA
- a CDS encoding bifunctional adenosylcobinamide kinase/adenosylcobinamide-phosphate guanylyltransferase encodes MELTLLGTGAPDGLPRPDCPCAVCASSRGARARAATALLVDDALLLDLTPGAVFAAARAGRSLSGVRQVLLTHPHDGPAVELPASLPAAGRVPDGQELTLISGHRVRAMAMDAPGTGYEVTSPEGERLLYLPPGASPAGLADPFAEPYDMVVCDVLGRPDAVARLRAVGAVTTATEVVAVHLDHDAPPGAELDRRLASAGARAAPDGTTLPVGAYHAVPEVPRRTLVTGGARSGKSVEAEQRLETYPEVVYVATGGRRQGDTEWEARIGLHRERRPAAWRTEETCELAGLLEQDGPPLLIDCLSLWLTDAMDRVDAWDDTGWTDGGQEKLRERVAELVRAVRGTRRTVVAVTNEVGSGVVPATASGRRFRDELGRLNAAFAAECEEVLLVVAGRALVLRG; translated from the coding sequence GTGGAACTGACTCTGCTCGGCACCGGAGCCCCTGACGGGCTGCCGCGGCCCGACTGCCCGTGCGCCGTCTGCGCGTCGTCCCGCGGTGCGCGGGCCCGCGCCGCCACCGCGCTGCTCGTCGACGACGCACTGCTGCTGGACCTCACACCGGGAGCCGTGTTCGCCGCGGCGCGCGCCGGGCGTTCGCTCTCGGGCGTGCGCCAGGTGCTGCTGACCCATCCTCATGACGGGCCGGCGGTGGAACTTCCCGCCTCTCTGCCCGCCGCCGGACGGGTGCCGGACGGCCAGGAGCTGACACTGATCAGCGGCCACCGGGTCCGCGCCATGGCGATGGACGCGCCGGGCACCGGCTACGAGGTGACGTCGCCCGAGGGCGAGCGCCTGCTCTATCTGCCTCCCGGGGCCTCCCCCGCCGGTCTGGCCGATCCGTTCGCCGAGCCCTACGACATGGTCGTGTGCGACGTGCTCGGCCGGCCGGACGCCGTGGCCAGGCTGCGGGCCGTCGGGGCGGTCACCACCGCCACCGAGGTCGTCGCGGTCCACCTGGACCACGACGCGCCGCCCGGTGCCGAGCTGGACCGGCGGCTCGCGTCCGCCGGGGCACGGGCCGCGCCGGACGGGACGACCCTGCCGGTGGGCGCGTACCACGCCGTGCCCGAGGTGCCCCGGCGCACGCTGGTGACGGGCGGTGCCCGGTCGGGGAAGTCGGTGGAGGCCGAACAGCGCCTGGAGACGTACCCCGAGGTGGTGTACGTGGCGACGGGTGGCCGCCGGCAGGGCGATACGGAGTGGGAGGCCCGGATCGGGCTGCACCGGGAGCGCAGGCCGGCGGCGTGGCGCACCGAGGAGACGTGCGAACTGGCGGGACTGCTGGAGCAGGACGGGCCGCCCCTTCTGATCGACTGCCTGTCGCTGTGGCTGACGGACGCCATGGACCGGGTGGACGCGTGGGACGACACCGGGTGGACGGACGGCGGGCAGGAGAAGCTGCGCGAGCGGGTCGCCGAGCTGGTCCGCGCGGTGCGCGGAACGCGTCGTACGGTCGTCGCGGTGACGAACGAGGTCGGTTCGGGCGTGGTTCCGGCGACGGCCTCCGGACGGCGCTTCCGGGACGAACTGGGCCGCCTGAACGCCGCGTTCGCCGCCGAGTGCGAGGAGGTGCTGCTGGTGGTGGCCGGGCGGGCCCTGGTGCTGCGCGGCTGA
- a CDS encoding DUF3043 domain-containing protein, whose protein sequence is MFRSRSKEEKAPTDKVTADLSKQPRDPQAPKGRPTPRRSDAQTQRRRASSSAPTDRKEAAKRQREARRSDMARQREALASGDERYLPARDKGPVRRYVRDFVDSRFCIAEWFLPLAVIILILSVIQVQNIQNISLLLWLGVIVLIVVDSIGLGFRLKRQLAQRFPDTPKRGAVAYGLMRTLQMRRLRLPKPQAKRGERP, encoded by the coding sequence GTGTTCCGTAGCCGTTCCAAGGAAGAGAAGGCCCCCACCGACAAGGTGACGGCGGACCTCTCCAAGCAGCCCCGCGACCCCCAGGCTCCCAAAGGTCGCCCCACCCCCCGGCGCAGCGACGCCCAGACGCAGCGGCGGCGTGCCTCCAGTAGTGCGCCGACGGACCGCAAGGAGGCCGCCAAGCGCCAGCGCGAAGCCCGCCGCTCCGACATGGCCCGGCAGCGCGAGGCGCTCGCCTCGGGCGACGAGCGCTACCTGCCGGCCCGCGACAAGGGCCCGGTGCGGCGCTACGTCCGTGACTTCGTGGACTCGCGCTTCTGCATCGCGGAGTGGTTCCTCCCTCTCGCGGTGATCATCCTGATCCTCAGCGTGATCCAGGTGCAGAACATCCAGAACATCTCGCTGCTGCTCTGGCTCGGCGTGATCGTGCTGATCGTCGTCGACTCCATCGGTCTCGGATTCCGGCTCAAGAGGCAGCTCGCGCAGCGCTTCCCGGACACCCCGAAGCGCGGCGCGGTGGCCTACGGGTTGATGCGGACGCTGCAGATGCGCCGTCTTCGTCTGCCCAAGCCGCAGGCCAAGCGGGGAGAGCGACCCTGA